A stretch of the Oenococcus sp. UCMA 16435 genome encodes the following:
- a CDS encoding allantoin permease, which produces MNEDSIKIKGSEKTLTPGKLFYNWFAANIGILGFVYGAIIVSYHLSFMQSIFAALIGALSFTIPGWVAMIGQKEGITTFKLSRAAYGTRGNKIPNFIAWINMIGWVSVNVLTGTLLLTAMFKTISIPKNTFSEAVALAIFGGLVIASGLLKENILAKIQTWLSWIFGILTLFILLIFLFKANWAEAYHLPSGSWIKGFLPAISIIAAGSGISWSMAAADWGAYVKADTKPFATFWNTTLGGAIPLFVLMSGGVLLSTISPNLANASEPFSVMYNVLPNWFGFTYFLVAVGGLIPQCIISLRSARINLSTVGIKVSQKVSLTIHGAIVILIPIYVLFVSGNFLSSFELFLNFLGICLASWVAIFLCDSVMYRKKGYDIKLMETNSLIHYKWDGIISWVLATLIGLLFTNNAIWNGPFARGIFRNNSLGVFISGIIAIVFMLIFYSFKRMDKHGSKESAI; this is translated from the coding sequence ATGAATGAAGATTCAATTAAAATAAAAGGATCAGAAAAAACACTAACACCGGGAAAACTTTTTTATAACTGGTTTGCTGCTAATATCGGAATATTAGGATTCGTCTATGGGGCTATCATTGTAAGCTATCATCTATCCTTTATGCAATCAATCTTTGCAGCTCTAATCGGAGCCCTTTCATTCACGATACCAGGCTGGGTGGCAATGATCGGACAAAAAGAAGGAATTACAACCTTTAAATTGAGCCGTGCTGCTTATGGAACTCGTGGAAACAAGATTCCAAACTTCATTGCCTGGATCAATATGATTGGTTGGGTCTCGGTTAACGTTTTAACAGGAACTTTATTGCTTACAGCAATGTTTAAAACAATTAGCATTCCCAAAAATACATTTTCTGAAGCAGTAGCCTTAGCTATCTTCGGTGGATTAGTTATTGCCTCAGGTCTACTTAAAGAAAATATTTTAGCCAAAATTCAAACCTGGTTAAGCTGGATTTTTGGAATATTAACATTGTTCATTTTATTGATATTTCTATTTAAAGCAAATTGGGCTGAAGCATATCATTTACCGTCAGGAAGCTGGATCAAAGGTTTTTTGCCAGCAATAAGTATCATCGCTGCAGGATCCGGAATTTCTTGGTCTATGGCTGCTGCTGACTGGGGTGCTTATGTAAAAGCCGATACTAAACCCTTTGCTACTTTTTGGAATACGACTTTGGGCGGAGCAATTCCACTTTTTGTCCTAATGTCAGGAGGGGTTCTGTTAAGCACGATTTCCCCAAACTTAGCAAATGCCAGCGAACCATTTTCAGTTATGTATAACGTATTGCCAAATTGGTTCGGTTTTACTTATTTTCTAGTAGCAGTGGGCGGTTTAATTCCGCAATGTATTATATCGCTGCGTTCAGCAAGAATTAATCTATCAACCGTCGGCATCAAGGTCTCTCAAAAAGTGTCACTTACAATCCACGGAGCTATTGTTATATTAATTCCGATTTACGTTTTGTTTGTCTCTGGAAATTTTCTAAGCAGTTTTGAACTTTTTCTTAATTTTCTTGGAATTTGCCTGGCATCTTGGGTTGCCATCTTCTTATGCGACAGTGTAATGTACAGGAAAAAAGGATACGATATCAAATTAATGGAAACTAATTCGCTTATACACTATAAATGGGATGGAATAATTTCTTGGGTTCTGGCTACCCTTATCGGACTGTTATTCACAAATAACGCAATTTGGAATGGGCCGTTTGCCAGAGGAATATTTAGAAATAATAGTTTAGGTGTCTTCATTTCCGGAATCATCGCAATTGTATTCATGTTAATTTTCTACTCATTTAAAAGAATGGACAAACACGGTTCAAAGGAGTCGGCGATATGA
- the gtfB gene encoding accessory Sec system glycosylation chaperone GtfB: MINLFDNFDQGSQDLYQSLIFSGYDNQTVVINDNGFLPKNIISPYAFFAGYYSNQTTKAKSFYQIRVPKFWEIRGNNNYAEIFDGDQKRGKINYFSPLAYHRIVETVEWFDRDGVIRLVDSYNCFGLRFAETVCDKTGKAILKSYFNQFGKEIIVENFQTGDIILSNSEKVEIFKSKTEFLLYFFKKNSLSVDRIFYNSLSTPMLVSYKLQERGEDILFWNERIKDKIPGNMQVILNDSKQRTKKVVFQNYYDYQRFQKEYRGAGLEKVKYLSMLYRYQEKNDAKANALLLTNSDQLEQFEKLVKALPEMHFSVASLTEMSDKLMKFSGFKNVQLYPNIQKNLLNRLFSRSNYYFDINHGNQILSAVRNAFINQQLIMSFTNTCHAPLYVSDDLVYDPNRADLMIRRIKQIISDKNILYKELSQQKNHLVRSTPEDYRRILQ, translated from the coding sequence ATGATTAACTTATTTGATAACTTTGATCAAGGCAGTCAAGACCTTTATCAATCATTAATTTTTTCTGGTTATGACAATCAAACGGTTGTAATTAATGACAACGGTTTCCTGCCGAAAAATATTATTTCACCCTATGCTTTTTTCGCTGGTTATTATAGCAACCAAACAACAAAAGCAAAAAGCTTTTATCAGATTCGAGTTCCTAAATTTTGGGAAATTAGGGGCAATAATAATTATGCGGAGATTTTTGATGGTGATCAGAAACGCGGAAAAATAAACTATTTTTCTCCTTTGGCATATCACAGAATAGTCGAGACGGTAGAATGGTTTGACCGTGATGGTGTCATTAGATTGGTAGATTCATATAATTGTTTTGGTTTGCGTTTTGCCGAAACGGTATGCGACAAAACTGGTAAAGCGATTTTGAAAAGTTATTTTAATCAGTTTGGTAAAGAAATAATTGTCGAAAATTTTCAAACGGGTGATATTATTCTTAGCAATTCTGAAAAAGTTGAAATTTTTAAATCCAAAACTGAATTTCTTCTTTATTTTTTCAAAAAAAATAGTCTGTCCGTGGATCGAATTTTTTATAATTCACTTTCGACTCCAATGCTCGTTTCTTATAAGTTGCAGGAGAGAGGCGAGGATATTCTTTTTTGGAACGAGAGAATCAAAGATAAAATTCCTGGTAATATGCAGGTAATTTTAAATGATAGCAAGCAACGAACAAAAAAGGTTGTTTTTCAAAATTATTATGATTATCAGCGTTTTCAAAAGGAATATCGTGGAGCTGGATTAGAAAAAGTAAAATATCTAAGTATGCTTTATCGTTATCAGGAAAAAAATGATGCGAAAGCCAATGCTTTGCTTTTGACAAATTCTGATCAGCTTGAACAGTTTGAAAAATTAGTCAAAGCTTTGCCCGAAATGCATTTTTCGGTTGCTTCATTAACTGAAATGTCAGATAAATTAATGAAATTTTCTGGTTTTAAAAATGTACAATTATATCCAAATATTCAAAAAAATTTGTTGAATAGGTTATTTTCTCGGTCAAATTATTATTTTGATATTAATCATGGAAATCAAATATTATCCGCTGTTAGAAATGCTTTTATAAATCAGCAATTAATTATGTCCTTTACAAATACCTGTCATGCTCCTTTGTATGTTAGTGATGACTTAGTTTATGATCCTAATAGAGCTGATTTAATGATTAGGAGAATCAAACAAATTATTTCAGATAAAAATATTTTGTATAAGGAGCTCTCACAGCAAAAGAACCACCTTGTTAGATCGACACCTGAAGATTACCGAAGGATACTACAATAA
- the gtfA gene encoding accessory Sec system glycosyltransferase GtfA yields MTIYNFNLGIGWASSGVEYAQVYRAKIFRKLKQEAKFVFTDLILGENIEHLTKNIGFEDREIIWLYEYFTDFKISPTTYSLLELEKNFSENPIKKEIHSNFVRYFFNQTNKIATAYLKRNSDNLVERVEFVSDGKLIRKDYYTYGRIFSEYYAPKDNRAHIYLRCFFNQDGSTAYEEIIDDKNSLYRFPDHIFYSKEELVEYFVSSLKLAKKDVVIIDRSTGIGPAIMKAKGHAKVGVVIHADHFNKSFTDEDYILWNNFYEFQFENANHINFFITATEKQRDVLRKHFLRYTSMSPEIYDIPVGSIDQLIYPAKPRKQFSVMTASRIATEKHIDWAIKSVVGAHKIIPQITFDIYGKGGQEHQLNSLIKRLDASDYIHLKGHTDLSDIYKQYQLYLSSSTSEGFGLTLLEAIGSGLPIIGFNVPYGNQTFVQNDKNGFLISSDRNDEEHYNLDEMSQRIVDLFTKVNLEAFREKSYQISTKFMTNKIETKWKDLLEGLND; encoded by the coding sequence GTGACTATTTATAATTTTAATTTAGGAATCGGCTGGGCCAGTAGTGGAGTTGAGTATGCACAAGTTTACCGAGCAAAAATTTTTCGCAAATTAAAACAAGAGGCAAAGTTTGTTTTTACCGATCTGATTCTTGGAGAAAATATCGAGCATTTAACAAAAAATATTGGCTTTGAGGATCGGGAAATAATATGGCTTTATGAGTATTTTACTGATTTTAAAATTTCACCAACTACTTATAGTTTATTGGAATTGGAAAAAAATTTTTCAGAGAATCCAATCAAAAAAGAAATTCATTCAAACTTTGTGCGTTATTTTTTTAATCAAACGAATAAAATAGCGACAGCTTACCTAAAAAGAAATAGCGATAATTTAGTTGAAAGGGTTGAATTTGTTTCTGATGGAAAACTAATTAGGAAAGATTATTATACTTATGGTCGTATTTTTTCAGAATATTATGCACCAAAGGATAATAGAGCTCATATATATTTGCGTTGTTTTTTTAACCAAGACGGTAGTACGGCTTATGAAGAAATAATCGATGATAAGAATAGTCTTTATCGTTTTCCTGATCATATATTTTATTCAAAAGAGGAACTTGTTGAATATTTTGTATCATCTTTAAAATTAGCCAAAAAGGATGTTGTTATTATTGATCGTTCGACTGGCATTGGACCAGCGATTATGAAAGCCAAAGGACACGCCAAAGTTGGTGTTGTTATTCACGCAGATCATTTTAATAAAAGTTTTACAGATGAGGATTATATACTTTGGAACAATTTTTATGAGTTTCAATTTGAAAATGCCAATCACATTAATTTTTTCATTACTGCCACGGAAAAGCAAAGAGATGTTTTAAGAAAACATTTTTTAAGATATACCTCGATGTCTCCCGAAATTTATGATATTCCAGTAGGAAGTATTGACCAATTAATTTACCCAGCAAAGCCAAGAAAACAATTTTCTGTTATGACTGCTTCCCGTATTGCGACCGAAAAACACATTGATTGGGCAATTAAGTCTGTTGTTGGCGCCCATAAAATTATTCCACAAATAACTTTTGATATTTATGGAAAAGGAGGTCAGGAACATCAATTAAATTCTTTAATTAAGCGATTAGATGCTTCTGATTATATCCATCTTAAGGGCCATACTGATCTATCCGATATTTATAAGCAATATCAGCTTTATCTATCTTCATCTACAAGTGAAGGATTTGGATTGACTTTGCTTGAAGCAATTGGATCTGGTTTGCCGATAATTGGTTTTAACGTTCCTTATGGCAATCAAACTTTTGTTCAAAATGATAAAAATGGTTTTTTGATTTCTTCGGATCGCAATGATGAAGAACATTATAATCTCGATGAAATGTCACAAAGGATCGTAGATTTGTTTACTAAAGTTAATTTAGAAGCTTTTCGAGAAAAGTCTTATCAAATTTCCACAAAATTTATGACTAATAAAATTGAAACTAAATGGAAGGATCTTTTAGAGGGACTTAATGATTAA
- a CDS encoding ribokinase produces the protein MNKTLVIGAAFVDVIVNVPKLPKSGDDVTGNLKSYTVGGSAFNVFGALKHEKIDTDLFIPVGDGNYANQVKEKMNELKIPIKLPIKGGDNGWDICFIEPGGERSFLTIQGVEQKWQTEWFNKINIDEYKYFYLSGYEMESENAANVILKELQKRNQESFVLFDASPRISSIPKTTIQKIMQKNVIINCNKEEINYFMLKGQSLKEKARKIYEKTKSPVIVTLGEEGSYYYDGNDHVIPSEKKRKIINTIGAGDTHCGGILAGLSKDMTFKDSVILANDLSGVVVQRESGSLQI, from the coding sequence ATGAATAAGACTTTAGTAATTGGAGCAGCTTTTGTCGACGTGATTGTTAATGTACCAAAACTGCCAAAATCAGGAGACGACGTTACCGGGAATCTCAAATCGTATACAGTTGGCGGTTCGGCATTTAATGTTTTTGGAGCTTTAAAACACGAAAAAATCGATACCGATTTATTTATACCGGTTGGCGATGGAAACTATGCAAATCAAGTCAAAGAAAAAATGAATGAATTAAAAATTCCGATAAAATTGCCAATTAAAGGGGGCGACAACGGGTGGGATATTTGCTTTATCGAGCCCGGAGGAGAAAGAAGCTTTTTAACAATACAAGGTGTTGAGCAAAAGTGGCAAACGGAATGGTTTAACAAAATCAATATCGATGAATATAAATATTTTTATTTAAGCGGATATGAGATGGAAAGTGAAAATGCTGCCAATGTAATTCTCAAAGAACTGCAGAAACGCAATCAGGAATCATTTGTATTATTTGATGCATCCCCTCGCATTTCCTCTATACCCAAAACAACAATTCAGAAAATCATGCAAAAAAACGTAATTATAAATTGCAATAAAGAAGAAATAAATTATTTCATGTTAAAGGGACAGTCACTTAAAGAAAAAGCAAGAAAAATTTATGAGAAAACAAAAAGCCCGGTCATAGTCACTTTAGGAGAGGAAGGAAGTTATTACTATGATGGGAATGACCATGTAATTCCTTCTGAAAAAAAACGTAAGATTATCAACACAATCGGAGCTGGAGATACTCATTGTGGTGGTATTTTAGCAGGTTTGAGTAAAGATATGACTTTTAAAGATTCCGTCATATTAGCAAACGATCTTTCCGGCGTGGTAGTGCAAAGAGAAAGCGGCAGCCTGCAAATATAA
- a CDS encoding sugar transferase, whose product MKMHITNIYGQSPKSTAMISQNMVASVAQELGFKEIGIYSYPIKTDTYQEMSKRIDGMIASVSFGDLVVLQLPSWNGTEFDELLIKKLKSYKRIKLIVFMHDFIPLMFQNNAYLMAKHIELFNLANAIILPNNAMADKLISYGLKSKIIIQGMWDHLNNIDIIPKRFTKKFYFAGSPKRFPFVKNWTFSNQLEVFSDQPIDFDSENNSNVIFSGWKNDFSLLNALTDGFGLVWSENISNQAEKEYSHLNLSYKLSTYISAGIPVIANRGISIEKIIEDNRLGFVASSLSEANEIIDNFSANKYAEMIKNVENFAPLLRTGYFTKKALIDSIGTAFMKKEAYRDYL is encoded by the coding sequence ATGAAAATGCATATCACAAATATTTATGGACAGTCTCCAAAAAGCACAGCAATGATTTCTCAAAATATGGTAGCTTCAGTTGCACAAGAACTTGGATTTAAAGAAATTGGTATTTATTCTTACCCGATTAAAACCGATACCTACCAAGAGATGAGTAAAAGAATTGATGGAATGATTGCTAGCGTTAGTTTTGGCGATCTTGTCGTTTTACAGCTTCCGTCGTGGAATGGAACTGAATTTGACGAGTTATTGATAAAAAAATTAAAGAGCTATAAACGCATTAAACTAATTGTTTTCATGCATGATTTTATCCCGTTAATGTTCCAGAACAATGCTTATTTAATGGCTAAACATATTGAGCTTTTCAATTTAGCAAATGCAATCATTTTACCAAACAATGCAATGGCTGATAAACTTATCTCTTATGGTTTAAAAAGTAAGATTATTATACAAGGCATGTGGGATCACCTTAATAATATTGATATTATTCCAAAAAGGTTTACAAAAAAATTTTATTTTGCTGGCAGTCCAAAGCGTTTTCCTTTTGTTAAAAATTGGACTTTCTCAAACCAGTTAGAAGTTTTTTCGGATCAGCCAATTGATTTTGATAGTGAAAACAATTCGAATGTGATATTCAGTGGTTGGAAAAATGATTTTTCTTTATTAAATGCTTTAACGGATGGTTTTGGCTTAGTTTGGAGCGAGAATATTAGCAATCAGGCTGAGAAGGAATATTCCCACTTAAATCTTTCGTATAAATTATCAACTTATATTTCCGCTGGTATACCGGTAATTGCCAATCGAGGAATTTCGATAGAGAAAATTATTGAAGATAATCGTCTTGGTTTCGTTGCATCTTCATTATCAGAAGCAAACGAAATTATAGACAATTTTTCTGCTAATAAATATGCTGAGATGATTAAAAATGTTGAGAATTTCGCACCATTACTCAGAACCGGCTATTTTACAAAAAAGGCTTTAATCGACTCTATTGGAACTGCATTTATGAAAAAAGAGGCTTATCGTGACTATTTATAA